A region from the Acyrthosiphon pisum isolate AL4f chromosome A1, pea_aphid_22Mar2018_4r6ur, whole genome shotgun sequence genome encodes:
- the LOC100164747 gene encoding RabX4-like → MDDAVVKSVTGPELEQRVWKIIVVGDMNTGKTSIIERYCDKHFIEYYRPTTGIDLKKKTINFENKSIVLNIWDTAGTEKYQSLIQLYYRGAMGLFIIYDVTNLNSLHNLDIWMKNIDDFAPSNVVRILIGAKCDMESNRMVLTEEGKLVAKHFGIPFFEVSSKNNINIDDSFLRMVSMINEMESENTIKKDFVILEDTPTVCDIDIPSKCNC, encoded by the exons ATGGATGACGCAGTAGTAAAAAGTGTGACTGGGCCTGAACTGGAACAGAGGGTTTGGAAAATTATCGTAGTGGGTGACATGAACACTGGTAAGACTTCTATCATTGAACGGTACTGTGACAAGCATTTCATCGAATACTATCGACCAACAACAG gtattgatttaaaaaagaaaactatcAATTTCGAGAACAAAagcattgttttaaatatttg GGACACAGCTGGAACTGAAAAATATCAATCTTTAATTCAGTTGTACTACAGAGGAGCAATGggattatttattatctacgacgttacaaatttaaattcattacacAACTTGGACATatggatgaaaaatattgatgat tttgcTCCTTCAAATGTGGTAAGAATTTTGATTGGTGCTAAATGTGATATGGAATCAAACAGAATGGTGTTGACCGAAGAAGGGAAACTG gtagcaAAACATTTTGGAATACCCTTTTTTGAAGTATcttctaaaaacaatataaacatagaCGATTCATTTTTGAGAATGGTTTCTATGATAAACGAGATGGAATctgaaaatactattaaaaag gATTTTGTAATCTTAGAAGACACACCAACAGTTTGTGACATTGATATCCCATCCAAATGTAACTGTTGA